In one Juglans regia cultivar Chandler chromosome 11, Walnut 2.0, whole genome shotgun sequence genomic region, the following are encoded:
- the LOC109013277 gene encoding nodulation receptor kinase-like — MMEGSDNWILKLVECFILFLFILVQSTCAQEEFVSIACCADSNFNDQNININWTTDNSWFPNRTGCRSVVEEGLGNHEGYVMKARIFTIDSGKRCYNLTTIEEQDYLVRATFLFADSLNITLDTSFDVLVGVTPIGRVNSSKNLEVEGIFRAAKDHIDFCLEKVKGDPYISKLELRPLENLYYLKEIISPSVLKVISRIDVGGGAAIRYPEDESDRIWKPLENSPPAVTNLSSFPNDKANNVTAPNLKVLLTALNHSERLEFREDLDKHHSDYRVILYFLELNGNVKSGERVFDIYINNDKLRQNFDILANGSNYKEVALDVKANGSLNMTLVKASGGVFGPICNAYEILQVHPWVKETNQKDVDVALNVRNELLASNQENELLKSWSGDPCLPNPWHGLGCEPYNGSVIITSLDLSSSELQGSIPPSIAELAKLKTLNLSYNCFNGSIPEFPAFSVLESMDIRHNQLTRQPPESLISLPHLESLYYGCNRYLDKKLQPRFNESRLRTDSGRCDSEGRTHKPVIVIGVACGSFLFTIVVGIVFVCIYRRRLRHRGGFDNKEQHMVENILIYLPSKDDISTKSIAIEKFTLASIEAATEKYKTLIGEGGFGSVFHGMLLEGQEVAVKVRSAESTQGTREFENELNLLSEIRHENLVPLLGYCSENDQQILVYPFMSNGSLQDRLYGDAAKRKTLDWPTRLSIALGAARGLQYLHTFAGRCIIHRDVKSSNILLDHTMCAKVADFGFSKYAPQEGDSGVISLEVRGTAGYLDPEYYTTQQLSVKSDVFSFGVVLLEIVTGREPLNIHRPRNEWSLVEWATPYLRDQKIDEIVDPSIRGGYHAEAMWRVVEAAQSCIETSAAYRPFMANIVRELEDALIIENNASEYMKSIDSLGTSNSNRFSVVMDKRIALPPMSTPSEPLSIMTQQPSPPQPR; from the exons ATGATGGAGGGATCGGATAACTGGATTTTGAAACTGGTCGAGTGTTTTATCCTTTTCCTCTTCATACTTGTTCAATCAACTTGTGCACAAGAAg AATTTGTGAGCATAGCATGCTGCGCAGACTCAAACTTCAACgaccaaaacataaatataaattggacAACAGATAATAGCTGGTTCCCTAATAGAACTGGTTGCCGAAGTGTAGTAGAAGAGGGACTGGGGAATCATGAGGGATATGTCATGAAAGCCCGAATATTCACCATAGATTCAGGGAAGAGATGTTATAATTTGACAACAATTGAGGAGCAAGACTACCTAGTAAGGGCTACATTTCTTTTTGCTGATTCACTCAACATAACTTTGGACACATCCTTCGATGTTTTGGTTGGTGTCACCCCAATCGGTCGAGTGAACTCGTCCAAGAACTTGGAAGTGGAAGGGATTTTTAGAGCTGCCAAGGACCATATTGACTTTTGCTTAGAGAAGGTCAAGGGAGATCCTTACATTTCAAAGCTTGAACTAAGGCCTCTGGAAAATTTGTACTACCTGAAGGAGATCATTTCTCCTAGTGTTTTGAAAGTGATTAGTAGAATTGATGTGGGAGGAGGAGCTGCTATCAG GTACCCAGAGGACGAAAGTGACAGAATTTGGAAACCATTAGAAAATTCACCACCCGCAGTGACGAACCTTTCCAGCTTTCCGAACGACAAAGCTAACAATGTGACAGCACCTAATTTGAAAGTCCTCCTGACAGCTCTAAACCATTCCGAGAGATTGGAGTTCCGCGAAGATCTCGACAAACATCACTCTGATTACCGTGTGATCCTCTACTTCCTTGAGCTCAACGGCAATGTTAAATCTGGGGAAAGGGTGTTTGATATTTACATTAACAATGATAAATTAAGGCAGAATTTTGATATATTGGCTAATGGGTCCAACTATAAGGAGGTTGCTTTGGATGTTAAAGCAAATGGGTCTCTTAATATGACTTTGGTCAAGGCCTCAGGTGGTGTCTTTGGGCCCATTTGCAATGCCTATGAAATCTTGCAAGTGCACCCATGGGTGAAAGAGACTAACCAGAAAGATG tGGATGTGGCCTTGAACGTGAGGAATGAGTTACTGGCATCTAACCAAGAGAATGAACTGTTGAAAAGTTGGTCTGGAGATCCATGTCTTCCAAACCCCTGGCATGGTTTAGGTTGTGAGCCCTATAATGGTTCAGTTATCATCACCAGTTT GGATCTCTCTTCAAGTGAACTTCAAGGGTCAATCCCTCCCAGTATCGCTGAACTGGCCAAATTAAAAACACT GAATCTGAGCTACAACTGTTTCAATGGCAGTATTCCAGAGTTTCCTGCTTTTTCCGTGCTAGAGTCAAT GGATATCAGACACAATCAGCTTACAAGACAACCTCCAGAATCTCTTATCTCGCTGCCACATTTAGAATCACT ATATTACGGGTGCAATCGTTATTTAGACAAAAAACTTCAACCCAGATTCAACGAATCAAGACTTCGTACAGA CTCTGGAAGATGTGATTCTGAAGGACGAACACATAAACCAGTAATCGTCATTGGCGTTGCATGTGGATCATTTCTATTTACCATTGTAGTTGGAATCGTTTTTGTTTGCATTTACAGACGAAGATTAAGGCACAGGGGAGGATTTGATAATAAAGAACAGCATATGGTTGAGA ATATACTTATCTACCTACCCAGCAAAGATGATATTAGTACAAAGTCAATAGCTATTGAGAAGTTTACACTGGCATCGATAGAGGCTGCCACCGAGAAGTACAAAACCTTGATAGGCGAAGGGGGATTTGGGTCGGTTTTCCATGGCATGCTACTTGAGGGCCAGGAAGTGGCAGTAAAGGTTCGGTCAGCAGAATCTACTCAGGGAACCCGGGAATTTGAGAACGAG CTAAACCTGCTCTCAGAGATTCGACACGAGAACCTGGTGCCTCTTCTTGGTTATTGTAGTGAAAATGACCAACAAATTCTTGTTTATCCTTTTATGTCTAATGGCTCCCTACAAGATCGTCTCTATG GGGATGCAGCAAAAAGGAAAACTCTGGACTGGCCAACCAGACTTTCTATTGCTCTAGGTGCTGCTAGAG GTTTGCAATATCTTCACACGTTTGCTGGGCGTTGCATAATACATAGGGATGTAAAATCAAGCAATATACTCTTGGATCATACAATGTGCGCAAAGGTTGCAGACTTTGGTTTCTCAAAGTACGCTCCTCAGGAAGGGGACAGTGGTGTTATTTCTCTGGAAGTGAGAGGAACAGCTGGTTACCTAGATCCAGA GTACTATACGACCCAGCAGTTGTCTGTAAAAAGTGATGTCTTCAGCTTTGGTGTGGTTCTACTTGAAATTGTAACTGGTCGTGAGCCTCTCAACATACACAGGCCACGCAATGAATGGAGCTTGGTTGAATGG GCCACACCCTATCTAAGAGATCAAAAGATTGATGAAATCGTGGACCCTAGCATCAGGGGTGGGTACCATGCAGAGGCAATGTGGAGAGTTGTGGAAGCCGCACAGTCATGTATTGAGACCAGTGCTGCTTATCGGCCATTCATGGCCAATATTGTCCGGGAGCTGGAGGATGCTTTGATCATAGAGAACAATGCATCTGAATACATGAAGTCCATAGACAGTTTGGGAACTTCCAACTCCAATCGCTTCTCTGTTGTCATGGACAAAAGAATTGCTCTACCACCAATGTCAACTCCATCAGAACCGTTGTCTATTATGACGCAACAACCCTCTCCTCCCCAGCCAAGATAA
- the LOC108979472 gene encoding protein BRICK 1-like: protein MARAGGITNAVNVGIAVQADWENREFISHISLNVRRLFDFLVQFEATTKSKLASLNEKLDTLERRLELLEAQVGTASANQPLFAT, encoded by the exons ATGGCAAGGGCAGGAGGGATTACAAATGCGGTGAATGTTGGGATAGCAGTGCAAGCTGATTGGGAGAACCGCGAGTTCATCTCTCACATTTCGCTCAACGTTCGACGCCTCTTTGATTTCCTTGTCCAATTCG AGGCTACAACGAAGAGCAAACTCGCATCGTTGAATGAGAAGCTTGACACACTCGAGCGGCGTCTTGAACTTCTTGAGGCCCAAGTGGGTACTGCATCAGCCAATCAGCCTCTTTTCGCTACATGA